In one window of Poriferisphaera corsica DNA:
- a CDS encoding menaquinone biosynthesis family protein has translation MSENTKTANALDRKTLHIGHSPDPDDAFMWYPLANFIGPDGQPYTPKIDTANYDFIHVLEDIQSLNVRSEKGELEITAFSIHQYPYVADKYIMTSCGSSMGDGYGPMVVARDSFDIQDLKGKTLAIPGERTSAWLALQLLLAEHGLTKDDIKFENVMFDEIIPAVAEGKFDAGLIIHEGQITYQNQQLKLIVDLGKWWTDSRNLPLPLGANAIRRDLIEEAPVITRILLNSIQYALDNRQQSVDFALNYARDMGADLADEFVGMYVNDWTIDYGERGRKAVSQFIQEGIDAGLIPDCGPVDFAEPADQI, from the coding sequence ATGAGCGAGAACACTAAAACAGCAAACGCACTCGATCGAAAAACACTCCACATCGGCCACTCCCCCGATCCCGATGACGCCTTCATGTGGTATCCACTCGCCAACTTCATCGGCCCCGACGGCCAGCCCTACACCCCAAAAATCGACACCGCCAACTACGATTTCATACACGTCCTCGAGGACATCCAATCCCTCAACGTTCGCTCCGAAAAAGGCGAACTCGAAATCACCGCCTTCTCGATACACCAATACCCATACGTCGCTGATAAATACATCATGACCTCCTGCGGATCCTCCATGGGAGATGGCTACGGCCCAATGGTCGTCGCTCGCGATTCATTCGATATCCAAGACCTCAAAGGCAAAACACTCGCCATCCCCGGCGAGCGCACCTCCGCTTGGCTCGCCCTCCAGCTCCTCCTCGCCGAGCACGGCCTCACCAAAGACGACATCAAATTTGAAAACGTCATGTTCGACGAAATCATCCCCGCCGTCGCCGAAGGCAAGTTCGACGCAGGCCTCATCATCCATGAAGGTCAAATCACCTACCAAAACCAACAACTCAAGCTCATCGTCGATCTTGGCAAGTGGTGGACCGACTCACGCAACCTCCCACTCCCTCTCGGCGCGAACGCCATTCGCAGAGACCTCATCGAAGAAGCCCCCGTCATCACACGCATTCTGCTGAACAGCATTCAGTATGCCCTGGATAACCGTCAGCAATCTGTCGATTTCGCACTCAACTACGCTCGTGACATGGGCGCCGACCTCGCAGACGAGTTCGTCGGCATGTACGTCAACGACTGGACCATCGACTATGGCGAGCGCGGCCGCAAAGCCGTCTCCCAATTCATCCAAGAAGGTATCGACGCCGGTCTCATCCCAGATTGCGGCCCAGTCGACTTCGCAGAACCCGCCGATCAAATCTAA
- a CDS encoding glycoside hydrolase family 2 protein, producing MKSINLLGLFLFSALCCIASVTAAAPQQHAMTLSEGWRFLKNHAEDNASNPKFDDSKWQTVSIPHTWNGLDGQDGGDDYFRGVSWYRYDLPITKDMVGQRLILKFNAANQVANVYINGKHIGEHRGGYSAFSYDITDSINFNGQNLLAVKVDNSYSELIGPISADFTMYGGIYREVELLVRNPIHIEQTFFGSTGVFITTPSITKSKAAVRVQARLNNTTSKSQNVILQATVFDADNNQVAQSQSSIQLNPKTVKPSNRTLSVKTPEIWDGFQNPYLYTAKVEILDAKTKQVLDTQTESFGIRSVKFDPKRGLFINNKKTRINGICYHQHRKDVGPAVTDEMRNLDLDIIQEMGANGIRAAHYPHARNTYRLMDERGFLVWAELPQVNKVGTTQEYTDNAVQQLREMVYQNYNHPSIVCWSIANELTLRGKNKNTMPTLEALGREIEKLDETRFSAQALFAGEMMKSAFHNNTDTIGVNVYDGWYGSSKQHGKKGVYKGITSHMRNFEKSYDRYYSVSEYGGGANTQHFEYDPAMRSAGGPIHPMEYQSLMHEYYWLDFQKREKIWGTFVWNMFDFAVDGRKEGEQPGINDKGLVTHDRSTKKDAYFWYKANWSDEPVLHLTQKEYTPAPAKQIPIKVYSNCNSVNLIVNGKSLGTKTSKDFRFIWDSITLQEGTNVIKLEGQNDLGSLEIRTAEIVYDPSMTDFHSFPE from the coding sequence ATGAAATCAATTAACTTACTTGGCCTGTTTCTCTTCTCCGCTCTGTGTTGCATCGCATCTGTGACCGCCGCAGCACCACAGCAACACGCCATGACACTTTCCGAAGGTTGGCGTTTCCTCAAAAACCATGCAGAGGACAATGCCTCGAATCCCAAATTCGACGACTCAAAATGGCAAACCGTCTCAATCCCCCACACATGGAACGGCCTCGACGGCCAAGACGGCGGCGACGATTACTTCCGTGGCGTCAGCTGGTATCGCTACGATCTGCCCATCACCAAAGACATGGTCGGCCAACGCCTCATCCTCAAGTTCAACGCCGCCAATCAAGTGGCCAACGTCTACATCAACGGCAAGCACATCGGTGAACACCGTGGCGGCTACTCAGCCTTCTCCTACGACATCACTGACTCAATCAACTTCAACGGCCAGAACCTACTTGCTGTCAAAGTAGACAACTCATACTCCGAACTCATCGGCCCCATCTCCGCCGACTTCACCATGTACGGCGGCATCTACCGCGAAGTCGAACTGCTCGTCCGTAACCCCATCCACATCGAGCAGACATTCTTCGGCTCCACCGGCGTTTTCATCACCACCCCATCAATCACAAAATCCAAAGCCGCCGTTCGCGTGCAGGCCCGCCTCAACAACACAACCTCCAAATCACAAAATGTCATCCTCCAAGCCACAGTCTTTGACGCCGACAACAACCAAGTCGCTCAATCGCAATCATCAATCCAACTCAATCCGAAAACCGTTAAACCGTCCAACCGCACGCTCAGCGTTAAGACACCTGAAATCTGGGATGGCTTTCAAAACCCATACCTCTACACCGCCAAGGTCGAAATCCTTGATGCGAAAACCAAGCAGGTTCTCGATACGCAAACCGAATCCTTCGGCATCCGCTCCGTTAAATTCGACCCAAAACGTGGTCTCTTCATCAATAACAAAAAAACACGCATCAACGGCATCTGCTACCACCAGCACCGTAAAGATGTCGGCCCCGCCGTCACCGATGAAATGCGGAACCTCGACCTCGACATCATTCAGGAAATGGGCGCCAACGGCATCCGCGCCGCTCACTACCCACACGCTCGAAACACATACCGTCTCATGGATGAACGCGGTTTCCTCGTCTGGGCCGAACTCCCACAAGTCAACAAAGTCGGCACAACCCAAGAGTACACCGACAACGCCGTTCAGCAGCTCCGCGAAATGGTCTACCAAAACTACAACCACCCATCCATCGTCTGCTGGAGCATCGCCAACGAACTCACACTTCGCGGCAAGAACAAAAACACCATGCCAACCCTCGAAGCGCTCGGCAGAGAAATCGAAAAACTCGACGAAACACGCTTCTCCGCACAAGCACTCTTCGCCGGCGAAATGATGAAATCAGCCTTCCATAACAACACCGACACTATCGGCGTCAACGTTTATGACGGTTGGTATGGCTCAAGCAAACAGCACGGTAAAAAAGGTGTTTACAAAGGCATCACCAGCCACATGCGTAATTTCGAGAAAAGTTACGATCGCTACTACTCCGTCAGCGAATACGGCGGAGGAGCTAACACACAACACTTCGAATACGACCCCGCCATGCGATCCGCCGGCGGCCCCATCCACCCCATGGAATATCAAAGCCTCATGCACGAGTACTACTGGCTTGACTTCCAGAAACGCGAAAAAATCTGGGGTACATTCGTCTGGAACATGTTCGACTTCGCCGTCGATGGCCGCAAAGAGGGCGAGCAGCCCGGCATCAACGACAAGGGACTCGTCACCCACGATCGCTCCACCAAAAAAGACGCATACTTCTGGTACAAAGCCAACTGGAGCGATGAGCCAGTCTTGCACCTCACTCAAAAAGAATACACCCCAGCACCCGCCAAGCAGATCCCCATCAAGGTCTACTCCAACTGCAACTCCGTCAACCTCATCGTTAACGGCAAATCCCTTGGCACAAAAACCTCTAAAGACTTCCGCTTCATCTGGGATTCGATCACCCTCCAGGAAGGCACCAACGTCATCAAACTCGAAGGGCAAAACGACCTCGGCTCTCTCGAAATCAGGACCGCCGAAATCGTCTACGACCCCTCAATGACCGATTTCCATTCTTTCCCTGAATAA
- a CDS encoding response regulator: MPRQKDILTTGEVAKICNVAPRTVSKWFDSGQLQGYRIPGSKDRRIPLSSLIKFMKAHNIPLDGLQSGQTRVLIVDDDSEIVEVLEKVLAEQANYEVHTAHSGFAAGIACEKARPHVMLLNMHLSDLKGEEILKFVKSNPDLQLTKVVAMSGKLTDGQAQHLLQNGFDGYLKKPFHVRQVVEAIEDAVSLVY, encoded by the coding sequence ATGCCCAGACAGAAAGACATATTAACGACCGGCGAAGTGGCAAAAATTTGCAACGTAGCACCACGCACAGTCAGCAAATGGTTCGACTCAGGACAGCTCCAGGGATATCGCATCCCCGGCTCGAAAGACCGTCGAATCCCACTTAGTTCGTTGATCAAATTCATGAAAGCACACAATATCCCTCTCGACGGACTCCAGTCCGGCCAGACCCGTGTGCTCATCGTCGATGACGATTCAGAAATCGTCGAGGTACTTGAAAAAGTACTCGCTGAACAAGCCAATTATGAAGTTCACACCGCACATTCAGGATTCGCCGCAGGCATCGCATGTGAAAAAGCACGACCACACGTCATGCTCCTCAATATGCACCTCAGCGATCTGAAAGGCGAAGAAATCCTTAAGTTCGTCAAATCAAACCCAGATCTGCAACTCACCAAAGTGGTCGCAATGTCTGGCAAATTAACCGACGGACAAGCCCAACATCTCCTGCAGAATGGTTTTGATGGCTACCTCAAGAAGCCATTCCATGTTCGTCAGGTTGTTGAAGCTATCGAAGATGCTGTCTCACTCGTCTACTAA
- the miaE gene encoding tRNA isopentenyl-2-thiomethyl-A-37 hydroxylase MiaE, producing MSLVSQMGEEEMPLRSETPIDWAERMMSGDKLALLNDHAHLEKKAGLNAMEMLNRWPEPEPPEAWVQLMCGVAKDEVEHLAIVCRILHKRGGALSKSHRNPYAKGLRELIRKGAETSQTGLVDRLMVSALIELRSCERFAVLGEHAGDDKELGKLYRGLWASEHGHYKTFLNMCYKVPGISKREVDERWDWFLDQEAALLGKQGRYAGMHSGL from the coding sequence ATGAGTTTGGTGAGTCAGATGGGTGAGGAAGAGATGCCGTTGCGGAGCGAGACGCCGATAGATTGGGCGGAGCGGATGATGAGCGGGGATAAGTTGGCGTTATTGAATGATCATGCGCACCTGGAAAAGAAGGCGGGGTTAAATGCGATGGAGATGTTGAACAGGTGGCCGGAGCCTGAGCCGCCGGAGGCGTGGGTGCAATTGATGTGCGGTGTGGCGAAGGATGAAGTAGAGCATTTAGCGATTGTTTGCAGGATTCTGCATAAGCGCGGCGGGGCTTTGAGCAAGAGTCATCGCAATCCGTATGCGAAGGGATTAAGGGAATTGATTCGTAAGGGGGCAGAAACAAGTCAAACAGGGTTGGTGGATCGATTGATGGTGAGTGCGCTGATAGAGCTAAGGAGTTGTGAGCGGTTTGCGGTGCTGGGCGAGCATGCGGGTGATGACAAGGAATTGGGTAAGCTTTATCGGGGGCTATGGGCGAGTGAGCATGGGCATTACAAGACGTTTTTGAATATGTGTTATAAGGTGCCGGGGATATCTAAGCGCGAAGTAGATGAGCGGTGGGACTGGTTTTTAGATCAAGAGGCAGCCTTACTTGGTAAACAAGGACGATATGCGGGGATGCATTCAGGTCTATAA